Sequence from the Burkholderiaceae bacterium DAT-1 genome:
ACAAAGCCGATATGGATCAGACCTACCGGATGGCGCTACTCGACCAGCAATTAAATGTCGCGCAAACCGAGGTCAACAAGGTTGAAGCGGCGAATCCAAGCTTATTCGTCGCAGGCTGGCGTCCGGCCATTGGCTGGGTGTGCGCACTGGCGCTGTTCTACCAATTCCTCATCTATCCGGTATTGCTGTGGCTCTGGCCTGAACGCAAGCCTGGCGAACTGGATCTCAACAGCCTCTATCCGCTGATCTTCGGCATGCTGGGCATCGCCGGGATGCGTTCGTACGAAAAGCTGAAGGGCGTGGAGACGAAGGTGGTGGGTGGCAAACAGGTGGTGGTGCCGGAGGAGTGATGCAGATGCGCTTGCCGTAACCGACGCACCGGTAGGGGCGACCTGTGGCCGCCCGCTGACTCACCGTTTCACCTCCGAGACAAGCCTTCCGCAGTGCTATTGTTTCACAGGCGCCTGATCGACAACGGTAAAAAGAATATCCATCGCCAGCTTGTGGATCTGTGCTGGTTCCGAATCCAGGTAGCTATTTGGACCATATGCGTGACCGGTATTGCCCCCCTCCACCCAAGCCTCTGCATGAAACCCATCCAGATAGATAGAATGACACGGCTCTTCAGGATAATGCGTTTTCAACAGCGCTCGTTTGGCGGCTTTTAAAAGCGCATCAGCCTTATCCGAATCGAGTGGTCCGGAACCAATCGTTTGCGCCTGCTCGACGCTATTCAAGCGGAATGGCTTGCGATAAGCATCGGCCCAATATCGGCCATCCGGTCGCCGCCAGGCCACAAGCATCTGTTGCCCGTTCATATGCCGAGGTCCGCCAACCCCACCCCAGATCTTGTAGATGAAGACGGGTTCGCTGTCGGCATCAGTCGCTTTTCCCCATTGTTCAAAGGGGGCCCTGAGAAAGACTGCAGACATATCGGACGATGCCGGTAGATAGTGAGGGGCGGGGCAATTTGCAGCTGATGTACTTTGAATCAGCGAGATTGCAAGCAAACCCGCGCAGACTGCGCATAGCCTTGCTGCAAAATTCGATAGACACGATACCGAACAGCTCACCAGT
This genomic interval carries:
- a CDS encoding holin family protein, giving the protein MSFIGDLLGSGDLVKSVGDVVDKFVTTDKERLELQIERDKADMDQTYRMALLDQQLNVAQTEVNKVEAANPSLFVAGWRPAIGWVCALALFYQFLIYPVLLWLWPERKPGELDLNSLYPLIFGMLGIAGMRSYEKLKGVETKVVGGKQVVVPEE